A portion of the Choristoneura fumiferana chromosome 6, NRCan_CFum_1, whole genome shotgun sequence genome contains these proteins:
- the LOC141429307 gene encoding LOW QUALITY PROTEIN: cytochrome P450 9e2-like (The sequence of the model RefSeq protein was modified relative to this genomic sequence to represent the inferred CDS: substituted 1 base at 1 genomic stop codon), whose translation MATTMLRLRHFVDIINNMYTDYPEERFVGNYEFVKPVIFIRDIELIKKITVKDFEHFLDHRTFVSEELDPLFGRNLFSLKGQEWKDMRSTLSPAFTSSKMKHMLPFIVEVGNQMVNSLKTKILESKSEXIDRIDVKDLSTRFANDVIASCAFGLRVDSHTDDNNEFYKMGYKASNFGFWQLMKFFLYASVPSLAKKMKMTLFSDDVADFFKHLVTSTMKDREAHNILRPDMIHLLMEAKKGRLTHDERSDKDADAGFATVEESTVGKKTTNRTWSDIDLVAQAALFFIAGFETVSTAMTFLLYELAVNPDVQEKLAQEISEHEKTSGGKFDYNSIQSMTYMDMCVSELLRLWPPAVASDRLCNKDYNLGKPNAKATEDYIMKKGEGLNIPVMAIHRDPEFFPDPLKFDPERFSDERKHEILPFTYLPFGLGPRNCIGSRFALCEVKVMVYQLLQHMKVEPSERTHIPIQLSTESFNLRMKGGHWLQLRARN comes from the exons ATGGCGACGACCATGCTCCGCCTCAGACACTTCGTCGACATAATTAACAATATGTACACGGATTACCCAGAAGAGAG GTTTGTCGGCAACTATGAATTTGTCAAACCTGTCATATTCATCCGAGACATCGAGCTGATTAAGAAGATCACAGTCAAGGACTTTGAGCATTTCCTGGACCATCGCACCTTCGTCAGTGAAGAATTAGATCCTTTGTTTGGGAGAAATCTATTCTCATTGAAAG GGCAAGAATGGAAAGACATGCGCTCAACGTTGAGTCCGGCATTCACGAGCTCCAAGATGAAGCACATGCTGCCTTTCATAGTGGAAGTGGGAAACCAGATGGTCAACTCGTTGAAGACTAAAATTCTGGAGTCAAAAAGTGA GTAAATCGATCGAATTGATGTCAAGGATCTGTCAACTCGTTTTGCCAATGACGTCATAGCTTCCTGTGCCTTCGGCCTGAGGGTTGATTCCCATACTGACGACAACAACGAGTTCTATAAAATGGGCTACAAAGCATCAAACTTTGGCTTCTGGCAATTGATGAAGTTTTTCTTGTATGCCTCCGTACCTTCTCTAGCAAAG aAAATGAAAATGACTCTCTTCTCTGACGATGTTGCTGATTTCTTCAAGCACCTCGTGACGAGCACGATGAAGGATCGCGAGGCTCACAACATTCTACGTCCAGACATGATCCATCTGCTAATGGAGGCTAAGAAAG GTCGACTTACCCATGACGAAAGATCCGATAAGGACGCAGACGCCGGTTTTGCTACAGTTGAAGAGTCTACTGTTGGAAAGAAGACCACAAACAGAA CCTGGTCAGACATCGACTTGGTCGCCCAAGCAGCCCTGTTCTTCATTGCTGGCTTTGAGACCGTCTCTACTGCTATGACGTTTCTTTTGTACGAGCTGGCCGTCAATCCTGACGTGCAGGAGAAACTGGCGCAAGAGATCAGTGAACATGAGAAGACCAGTGGGGGCAAGTTTGACTACAACTCTATCCAGAGCATGACCTATATGGATATGTGTGTCTCTG AATTGTTGCGTCTTTGGCCACCCGCGGTAGCATCCGACAGACTTTGCAACAAGGATTACAACTTGGGTAAGCCCAATGCTAAAGCCACGGAGGACTATATC ATGAAGAAAGGCGAAGGTTTGAATATCCCTGTAATGGCCATCCACCGGGATCCCGAGTTCTTCCCCGATCCCCTGAAGTTTGACCCTGAGCGATTCTCTGACGAAAGAAAACATGAAATTCTACCATTTACTTATTTGCCTTTCGGACTCGGCCCCAGGAATTGTATTG GATCCCGCTTTGCATTATGCGAGGTGAAAGTGATGGTATATCAGCTGCTGCAACACATGAAGGTGGAGCCTTCTGAACGGACGCACATCCCTATCCAGTTGTCGACGGAGAGCTTCAACTTGAGGATGAAAGGAGGACACTGGCTGCAGCTCAGAGCTAGAAATTAA
- the LOC141429305 gene encoding alcohol dehydrogenase 2-like, with protein sequence MAKDLKNKVVVITGGAVGIGYEIGDKFLQKGAKLIIILDLSEKHGTEAVKKLNAKHGEHRSVFIKCDVTKDLEAVSKKIIDTHKHVDVLINNAGILDELSPRKTIEINVTALIEWSLKFWDHMRRDKGGNGGTIMNLASIYGYRVEPYVPVYQASKFAVMGFTRSLGYPYNYNRTGVRVVAINPGFTETALTHALKTMDDKELQDDFVKFLKEQIWQKVDAVANAAVQIFEQTESGTAWLIEGSRPIVEVK encoded by the coding sequence ATGGCCAAGGACCTTAAAAACAAAGTTGTCGTTATAACTGGCGGCGCAGTGGGAATCGGTTATGAAATCGGTGACAAATTCCTCCAGAAAGGAGCGAAACTCATCATCATACTCGATTTAAGCGAGAAACACGGCACAGAGGCCGTGAAAAAACTAAACGCTAAGCATGGAGAACACAGGAGCGTTTTTATCAAATGTGACGTCACTAAAGACCTCGAAGCTGTGTCTAAGAAAATCATCGACACGCACAAACATGTCGATGTTCTTATCAACAACGCTGGTATCCTTGATGAACTGTCACCAAGAAAAACTATCGAAATCAACGTGACCGCTCTAATCGAATGGTCTTTGAAATTCTGGGACCACATGAGAAGAGACAAGGGAGGGAACGGAGGTACCATTATGAACTTAGCATCGATTTACGGGTACAGGGTAGAACCGTATGTTCCTGTTTACCAAGCCTCTAAGTTTGCTGTCATGGGTTTTACCAGGTCCCTTGGGTATCCGTATAATTACAACAGAACTGGTGTCAGGGTAGTGGCTATCAATCCAGGGTTTACTGAGACGGCTTTGACCCATGCTCTAAAAACCATGGATGATAAGGAGCTCCAGGATGACTTTGTGAAGTTCCTCAAAGAACAAATTTGGCAGAAAGTAGACGCTGTTGCCAATGCGGCTGTACAGATATTTGAGCAAACTGAGAGTGGAACCGCTTGGCTCATCGAAGGTTCCAGACCTATCGTAGAAGTGAAATAA
- the LOC141429306 gene encoding alcohol dehydrogenase 2-like, translated as MAKDLKNKVVVITGGAVGIGYEIGDKFLQKGAKLIIILDLSEKHGTEAVKKLNAKHGDNRSVFIKCDVTKDLEAVSKKIIDTHKHVDVLINNAGILDDLSPRKTIEINVTALIEWSLKFWDHMRRDKGGNGGTIMNLASIYGYRVDPYLPVYQASKFAVMGFTRSLGYPYNYNRTGVRVVAINPGFTETALTHAPKTVDDKELQDDFVKFLKEQAWQKVDAVANAAVEIFEKTESGTAWLIEGSRPIVEVK; from the coding sequence ATGGCCAAGGACCTTAAAAACAAAGTTGTCGTTATAACTGGCGGCGCAGTAGGAATCGGTTATGAAATCGGTGACAAATTCCTCCAGAAAGGAGCGAAACTCATCATCATACTCGATTTAAGCGAGAAACACGGCACAGAGGCCGTGAAAAAACTAAACGCTAAGCATGGAGACAACAGGAGCGTTTTTATCAAATGTGATGTCACTAAAGATCTTGAAGCTGTTTCTAAGAAAATCATCGACACGCACAAACATGTCGATGTTCTTATCAACAACGCTGGTATCCTCGATGACCTGTCACCAAGAAAAACTATCGAAATCAACGTGACCGCTCTAATCGAATGGTCTTTGAAATTCTGGGACCACATGAGAAGAGACAAGGGAGGGAACGGAGGTACCATTATGAACTTAGCATCGATTTACGGGTACAGGGTAGACCCGTATCTTCCTGTTTATCAAGCCTCTAAGTTTGCTGTCATGGGTTTTACCAGGTCCCTTGGGTATCCGTATAATTACAACAGAACTGGTGTCAGGGTAGTGGCTATCAATCCAGGGTTTACTGAGACGGCTTTGACCCATGCTCCGAAAACCGTGGATGATAAGGAGCTCCAGGATGACTTTGTCAAGTTCCTCAAAGAACAGGCTTGGCAGAAAGTAGACGCTGTTGCCAATGCGGCTGTAGAGATATTTGAGAAAACTGAGAGTGGAACCGCTTGGCTCATCGAAGGTTCCAGACCTATTGTGGAAGTGAAATAA
- the LOC141429301 gene encoding cytochrome P450 9e2-like — MLFLIWVVVLVLILMLCYRAVYTKFSRYGVKNLTPVPILGDMTKVTLQLEHFFDNLDKTYRSFPGERFVGSFEFTRPVVFIRDIELVKKITVKDFEHFLDHSVVIDENIDPFFGRNLFALKGQKWKDMRATLSPAFTSSKMRLMVPFMTEAGNNMINRIKKTIAESDRDYFDVDIKDLATRYANDVIASCAFGLIMDSQNVADSQFYEMGKAASQLNFIQVLKFLGFQSFPSLMKMLKVTLFTRETQNFFKELVTHAMREREEKKIHRPDMIHLLMELKKGNLAYEEDTTSTGDAGLAAVEESSVGKSSSNRVWADEDLLAQAVIFFVAGFESVAQVMTFLIYELAFNPDIQEKLVKEIRETDRKNGGRLDFTSIQEMTYLDMVMSELLRLWTPGGFMDRICTKDYNLGKPNDSASEDYIIRKGEGIKIPIWSFHRDPDYFPSPTTFDPERFSEENRHKIQPFTYSPFGVGPRNCIASRFALYEVKVMVYQLLRDVEVSACEKSRYPIKLNPSTFNLLMKGGHWLRLKIRE, encoded by the exons ATGCTGTTCCTCATCTGGGTAGTAGTCCTGGTCCTGATTTTGATGCTTTGCTACCGCGCTGTGTACACCAAGTTCAGTAGATATGGTGTGAAGAATTTGACCCCAGTCCCGATACTGGGAGACATGACGAAAGTGACCCTACAGTTGGAACACTTCTTTGACAACCTCGATAAGACTTATAGAAGCTTTCCAGGAGaaag GTTTGTAGGTTCCTTCGAGTTCACAAGGCCTGTGGTATTCATCAGAGACATTGAGCTCGTAAAGAAGATCACTGTCAAGGATTTCGAGCACTTCCTTGATCACTCCGTCGTCATCGATGAAAATATCGACCCATTCTTCGGTCGAAATCTTTTTGCACTAAAAG GTCAAAAATGGAAGGACATGAGAGCTACCTTGAGCCCTGCCTTCACCAGCTCCAAAATGCGGCTGATGGTACCCTTTATGACAGAAGCGGGCAATAACATGATCAATAGGATAAAGAAAACCATAGCAGAGTCAGATA GAGACTACTTCGATGTTGATATTAAAGACCTTGCCACCCGATACGCCAACGATGTGATAGCATCATGTGCTTTCGGACTAATAATGGACTCCCAAAATGTGGCTGACTCACAGTTCTATGAAATGGGAAAGGCCGCTTCTCAGCTCAACTTCATTCAAGTTCTCAAGTTCCTAGGGTTCCAGAGCTTTCCTTCATTGATGAAG aTGCTCAAAGTGACTCTGTTCACAAGGGAGACTCAAAACTTCTTCAAAGAGCTGGTCACGCATGCCATGCGAGAGCGCgaggagaaaaaaatacatcgaCCCGATATGATCCACCTGCTAATGGAGCTTAAGAAAG GCAATCTAGCTTATGAGGAAGATACAACATCGACTGGTGACGCCGGACTAGCAGCTGTTGAAGAATCGAGTGTAGGAAAAAGTAGTAGTAACAGAG TCTGGGCAGATGAGGACCTTCTCGCTCAAGCAGTAATATTTTTCGTCGCGGGCTTTGAATCAGTAGCTCAAGTGATGACTTTCCTTATTTATGAGCTTGCGTTCAACCCTGACATCCAAGAGAAGCTAGTGAAAGAGATCAGGGAAACTGACAGGAAGAATGGTGGCAGGCTTGACTTCACTTCCATACAGGAGATGACGTATCTGGACATGGTTATGTCTG AGCTGCTGAGATTGTGGACACCGGGTGGTTTTATGGACAGAATCTGCACAAAAGATTACAATTTGGGCAAACCCAACGATAGTGCTTCTGAAGATTACATT ATACGTAAGGGTGAGGGTATAAAGATCCCAATTTGGTCCTTCCATCGAGACCCAGACTACTTTCCAAGCCCTACAACTTTTGATCCAGAACGGTTCTCTGAAGAGAATCGACATAAGATCCAACCATTCACATACAGCcccttcggagtaggccctagGAACTGCATTG CCTCCAGATTTGCTTTGTACGAGGTCAAAGTGATGGTCTACCAGTTGCTCCGGGACGTAGAGGTATCCGCTTGCGAGAAGTCCAGATATCCCATTAAACTAAATCCTTCTACCTTCAACCTTCTGATGAAGGGAGGGCACTGGCTAAGACTAAAGATCAGAGAATAA